The following proteins come from a genomic window of Mycolicibacterium rufum:
- the rsmG gene encoding 16S rRNA (guanine(527)-N(7))-methyltransferase RsmG, with protein sequence MKHAEVPPPPPAVAAVFGDAADAAVRYAEILAGAGVERGLLGPREVDRVWDRHVLNSAVIGEAFDSGETVADIGSGAGLPGIPLALARPDLRVTLVEPLLRRSDFLREAIDELGLTCAVVRGRAEDRAVREATGERDAVVSRAVASLDKLAKWSVPLLRPGGRMLAIKGERAADEVQQHRRSLAALGLTEVEVRTCGAQYVDPPATVVVGLLQAERRRRTPAGRRQR encoded by the coding sequence GTGAAACATGCGGAAGTGCCACCACCGCCACCGGCGGTTGCGGCCGTCTTCGGCGACGCCGCCGACGCGGCCGTGCGCTACGCCGAGATCCTGGCCGGGGCCGGCGTCGAGCGCGGCCTGCTGGGTCCGCGTGAGGTCGACCGGGTCTGGGACCGCCATGTGCTGAACTCCGCGGTGATCGGTGAAGCGTTCGACTCCGGCGAGACGGTCGCCGACATCGGTAGTGGTGCGGGGCTGCCGGGGATACCGTTGGCGTTGGCGCGCCCGGATCTCCGGGTGACGCTCGTCGAGCCGCTGTTGCGGCGCAGCGACTTCCTCCGGGAGGCGATCGACGAGCTCGGTCTCACCTGTGCGGTCGTTCGCGGCCGAGCCGAGGACCGAGCGGTGCGCGAGGCGACGGGGGAGAGGGACGCGGTGGTGTCGAGGGCGGTGGCATCACTGGACAAGCTCGCAAAGTGGAGTGTGCCGCTGCTGCGGCCTGGCGGACGGATGCTGGCGATCAAGGGCGAGCGTGCTGCCGACGAGGTGCAGCAGCACCGCCGATCGTTGGCCGCGCTCGGTCTGACCGAGGTAGAGGTGAGGACATGTGGCGCCCAATACGTGGATCCGCCCGCGACCGTGGTCGTAGGGTTGCTGCAAGCGGAGCGGCGCCGCCGGACTCCGGCGGGAAGGAGACAGCGGTGA
- a CDS encoding ParA family protein: MWRPIRGSARDRGRRVAASGAAPPDSGGKETAVTSTAGEPGPAPVDVSRETWNAQEIDTPIGAEAERAVRLMHAATEGLLPKPARQRIFTVANQKGGVGKTTTAVNIAAALALQGARTLVIDLDPQGNASTALGIEHRPGTPSSYEVLIGEIPVETALQQSPHSERLFCVPATIDLAGAEIELVSMVAREGRLRTALAELKHHDFDYVFIDCPPSLGLLTINALVAAPEVLIPIQCEYYALEGVGQLLRNIEMVKAHLNPELDVTTVVLTMYDGRTKLADQVAVDVRAHFGDKVLRTVIPRSVKVSEAPGYGMTIIDYDPGSRGAMSYLDASRELAQRGAPGQQR; the protein is encoded by the coding sequence ATGTGGCGCCCAATACGTGGATCCGCCCGCGACCGTGGTCGTAGGGTTGCTGCAAGCGGAGCGGCGCCGCCGGACTCCGGCGGGAAGGAGACAGCGGTGACGTCTACGGCGGGGGAACCCGGCCCGGCACCGGTCGATGTTTCACGTGAAACGTGGAACGCGCAGGAGATCGACACGCCGATCGGGGCGGAGGCCGAACGGGCGGTGCGGCTCATGCACGCCGCCACGGAAGGCCTGCTGCCCAAGCCGGCGCGCCAGCGCATCTTCACCGTGGCCAACCAGAAGGGCGGCGTCGGCAAGACGACGACAGCGGTCAACATCGCCGCCGCGCTCGCTCTGCAGGGTGCCCGCACCCTCGTGATCGACCTCGATCCGCAGGGCAACGCGAGCACCGCACTGGGCATCGAACACCGGCCCGGCACGCCGTCGTCCTACGAGGTCCTGATCGGGGAGATTCCGGTCGAGACCGCGCTGCAGCAGAGCCCGCACAGTGAGCGGCTGTTCTGCGTGCCGGCCACCATCGACCTCGCCGGCGCCGAGATCGAGTTGGTCAGCATGGTCGCCCGCGAGGGCCGGCTGCGCACCGCACTGGCCGAACTCAAGCACCATGACTTCGACTACGTCTTCATCGACTGCCCGCCGTCGCTCGGGCTGCTGACCATCAACGCCCTCGTCGCCGCGCCCGAGGTGCTCATCCCGATCCAGTGCGAGTACTACGCGCTCGAGGGCGTCGGTCAGCTGCTGCGCAACATCGAGATGGTCAAGGCGCACCTGAACCCGGAACTCGACGTCACCACCGTCGTCCTCACGATGTACGACGGCCGCACCAAGCTCGCCGACCAGGTGGCCGTGGACGTCCGCGCCCATTTCGGGGACAAGGTGTTGCGCACCGTCATTCCGCGCAGCGTCAAGGTGTCCGAGGCGCCGGGCTACGGCATGACGATCATCGACTACGACCCGGGCTCGCGCGGCGCGATGAGCTACCTCGACGCGAGCCGTGAACTGGCCCAGCGCGGTGCGCCGGGGCAGCAGCGGTGA
- a CDS encoding ParB/RepB/Spo0J family partition protein: MNNPARKRSGLGRGLASLIPTGPAEGDEPATTGPRMGAAAADAVFGASPTSTEAPAPVAEVGAVYREIAPSQIDPNPRQPRQVFDEEALGELVHSIREFGLMQPIVVRAVPGDTGRAPRYQLVMGERRWRAAQQAGVATIPAIVRETADDSMLRDALLENIHRVQLNPLEEAAAYQQLLEEFAVTHDELAARIGRSRPVITNMIRLLRLPIAVQRRVAAGVLSAGHARALLALEAGPEQQEELAARIVAEGLSVRATEEAVTLANREGAGTPPAPRRKPIQMPGLQDVAEQLSSAFDTRVTVSLGKRKGKIVVEFGSVDDLQRIVELMNSTSR, translated from the coding sequence ATGAACAACCCGGCACGCAAGCGCAGCGGACTCGGCCGGGGGCTGGCCTCGCTGATCCCGACCGGCCCCGCCGAGGGGGACGAGCCGGCGACCACGGGCCCACGGATGGGAGCGGCAGCGGCCGACGCGGTGTTCGGCGCCTCGCCGACGAGCACCGAAGCGCCCGCACCGGTCGCCGAGGTCGGCGCGGTGTACCGAGAGATCGCGCCGTCGCAAATCGATCCGAACCCGCGTCAGCCGCGCCAAGTCTTCGATGAGGAGGCGCTCGGCGAGCTCGTCCACTCGATCCGCGAGTTCGGTCTGATGCAGCCGATCGTCGTGCGCGCGGTTCCCGGAGATACTGGCCGCGCGCCGCGCTACCAGCTGGTGATGGGGGAGCGGCGGTGGCGGGCCGCCCAGCAGGCCGGTGTCGCGACCATCCCGGCGATCGTGCGCGAGACCGCCGACGACAGCATGCTGCGCGACGCCCTGCTGGAGAACATCCACCGCGTGCAGCTCAACCCGTTGGAAGAGGCGGCCGCCTATCAGCAGCTGCTCGAGGAGTTCGCGGTCACCCACGATGAACTCGCCGCGCGCATCGGCCGGTCCCGGCCGGTCATCACCAACATGATCCGGCTGCTGCGTCTCCCGATCGCCGTGCAGCGGCGCGTGGCCGCGGGCGTGCTGTCCGCTGGGCACGCGCGCGCCCTGCTCGCGCTCGAGGCGGGCCCGGAACAGCAGGAGGAACTGGCCGCGCGCATCGTCGCCGAGGGATTGTCGGTCCGCGCCACCGAGGAAGCCGTCACGCTGGCCAACCGGGAAGGGGCAGGGACGCCGCCGGCGCCGCGGCGCAAGCCGATCCAGATGCCCGGGCTCCAGGATGTCGCCGAACAGTTGTCCTCGGCCTTCGACACGCGCGTCACGGTCAGTCTCGGCAAACGCAAGGGCAAGATCGTGGTCGAATTCGGGTCGGTCGACGATCTGCAGCGCATTGTGGAGTTGATGAACTCGACGAGTCGATGA
- a CDS encoding N-acetylmuramoyl-L-alanine amidase yields MSSLRRGDRSAAVTEIRGALAALGMISDPDEDLSTGRHVAADVFDGELDHAVRAFQQHRGLLVDGIVGEATYRALKEASYRLGARTLNHQFGAPMYGDDVATLQARLQDIGFYTGLVDGHFGLQTHNALMSYQREYGLYPDGICGPETLRSLYFLGSRVTGGSPHAIREEELVRSSGPRLSGKRIIIDPGRGGGDHGLITHGPAGPISEADILWDLASRLEGRMTAIGMETFLSRSATASPTDAERAATANTVGADLMISLRCETQTSPSANGVASFHFGNSHGSVSTIGRNLADFIQREVVARTGLRDCRVHGRTWDLLRLTRMPTVQVDIGYISNPGDRATLVDPAARDSIAEGMLAAVKRLYLLGKNDRPTGTFTFAELLAHELAVDQARRG; encoded by the coding sequence ATGTCGAGTCTGCGTCGCGGTGACCGTTCAGCGGCGGTCACCGAGATCCGGGGCGCGCTGGCTGCGCTCGGGATGATCTCGGACCCCGACGAAGACCTGAGCACCGGGCGCCACGTCGCCGCCGACGTCTTCGACGGTGAACTCGACCACGCGGTGCGCGCTTTCCAGCAGCACCGCGGTCTGTTGGTCGACGGCATCGTCGGTGAGGCCACGTACCGCGCCCTCAAAGAGGCGTCCTACCGGCTCGGGGCCCGCACGCTCAACCACCAGTTCGGCGCTCCGATGTACGGCGACGACGTCGCGACCCTGCAGGCCCGCCTGCAGGACATCGGTTTCTACACCGGTCTGGTCGACGGACACTTCGGACTGCAGACCCACAATGCGCTGATGTCCTACCAGCGCGAGTACGGCTTGTACCCGGACGGTATCTGCGGTCCGGAGACGTTGCGCTCGTTGTACTTTCTGGGATCCCGGGTCACCGGCGGATCCCCGCACGCGATCCGCGAGGAGGAGCTGGTGCGCAGCTCCGGCCCGCGGCTGTCGGGGAAGCGGATCATCATCGATCCGGGCCGCGGCGGGGGCGACCACGGCCTGATCACCCACGGGCCGGCCGGGCCCATCAGCGAAGCAGACATCCTGTGGGACTTGGCCAGTCGCCTCGAAGGCCGGATGACCGCGATCGGCATGGAGACGTTCCTGTCGCGGTCGGCCACCGCCTCCCCGACCGACGCGGAGCGGGCGGCCACCGCCAACACCGTCGGCGCCGACCTGATGATCAGCCTGCGCTGCGAAACCCAGACGAGTCCGTCGGCCAACGGCGTGGCGTCGTTCCACTTCGGCAACTCGCACGGGTCGGTGTCCACCATCGGACGCAACCTGGCCGACTTCATCCAGCGGGAAGTCGTGGCGCGCACCGGCTTACGGGACTGCCGTGTCCACGGCCGGACCTGGGACCTGCTGCGGCTGACCCGCATGCCGACCGTGCAGGTCGACATCGGCTACATCAGCAATCCCGGCGACCGCGCCACGCTGGTCGACCCCGCGGCGCGGGACTCGATCGCCGAAGGCATGCTGGCCGCGGTCAAGCGGCTTTATCTTCTCGGCAAGAACGACCGTCCCACAGGCACTTTCACGTTCGCCGAGCTGCTGGCCCACGAGCTGGCGGTCGATCAGGCCCGCCGCGGCTAA
- the trxA gene encoding thioredoxin, which yields MSDSTAGTSTVAVTDDSFSQDVLSSGTPVLVDFWATWCGPCKMVAPVLEEIAAEKAGSLTVAKLDVDENPATARDFSVVSIPTMILFKDGQPVKRIVGAKGKAALLRELGDVL from the coding sequence ATGAGCGATTCCACCGCGGGGACCTCGACGGTCGCCGTCACCGACGACTCGTTCTCCCAGGACGTGCTGTCCAGCGGCACCCCGGTGCTGGTGGACTTCTGGGCGACGTGGTGCGGGCCGTGCAAGATGGTCGCCCCCGTGCTGGAGGAGATCGCCGCCGAGAAGGCCGGCTCGCTGACCGTCGCCAAGCTCGACGTCGACGAGAATCCCGCCACGGCGCGCGACTTCTCCGTGGTGTCGATTCCCACGATGATCCTGTTCAAGGACGGTCAGCCGGTGAAGCGGATCGTCGGTGCGAAGGGCAAGGCAGCGCTGCTGCGCGAGCTCGGCGACGTGCTCTGA
- the trxB gene encoding thioredoxin-disulfide reductase, whose translation MTSSSPVHDVIIVGSGPAGYTAAVYSARAQLKPLVFEGTQFGGALMTTTEVENYPGFRDGITGPELMDQMREQALRFGADLRMEDVDAVDLTGPIKKVTVGDETYQARAVILAMGAAARHLGVPGEDALLGMGVSTCATCDGFFFRDQDIAVVGGGDSAMEEATFLTRFARSVTLIHRRDEFRASKIMLERAEQNEKITILTNTAVTAVEGDPKVTGIRLRNTVTGEESELAVTGVFVAIGHDPRSELVRGQVDLDDEGYVSTVGRTTYTSIDGVFAAGDLVDHTYRQAITAAGSGCAAAIDAERWLADHAEPGERTSTTTDDSDLIGAQQ comes from the coding sequence ATGACCTCCTCGTCCCCCGTCCACGACGTCATCATCGTCGGCTCCGGCCCCGCCGGATACACCGCGGCCGTGTACAGCGCCCGCGCTCAGCTGAAGCCCCTCGTGTTCGAGGGCACCCAGTTCGGCGGTGCGCTGATGACCACGACCGAGGTCGAGAACTACCCGGGCTTCCGCGACGGCATCACCGGACCCGAACTGATGGACCAGATGCGCGAGCAGGCGCTGCGCTTCGGCGCCGACCTGCGCATGGAAGACGTCGACGCCGTCGACCTCACCGGCCCCATCAAGAAGGTCACCGTCGGCGACGAGACCTACCAGGCCCGCGCGGTGATCCTCGCGATGGGCGCCGCCGCCCGCCATCTCGGCGTCCCCGGTGAGGACGCACTGCTGGGCATGGGTGTCAGCACCTGTGCCACCTGTGACGGGTTCTTCTTCCGCGACCAGGACATCGCCGTCGTCGGCGGTGGTGACTCTGCCATGGAGGAGGCCACCTTCCTGACCCGCTTCGCGCGCAGCGTCACGCTGATCCATCGCCGCGACGAGTTCCGGGCTTCCAAGATCATGCTGGAGCGCGCCGAGCAGAACGAGAAGATCACCATTCTCACCAACACCGCGGTCACGGCGGTCGAGGGCGACCCGAAGGTGACCGGAATCAGGTTGCGCAACACCGTCACCGGCGAGGAATCGGAACTCGCCGTGACGGGCGTGTTCGTGGCGATCGGCCATGACCCGCGCTCGGAGTTGGTGCGCGGTCAGGTGGACCTGGACGACGAGGGCTATGTGAGCACCGTCGGACGGACCACCTACACCTCGATCGACGGCGTCTTCGCCGCAGGCGATCTGGTCGACCACACCTACCGTCAGGCGATCACCGCGGCTGGAAGTGGTTGTGCCGCAGCGATCGACGCCGAGCGGTGGCTGGCCGATCACGCGGAACCCGGCGAGAGAACCTCCACCACAACGGATGACAGCGATCTGATTGGAGCACAGCAATGA
- the sigM gene encoding RNA polymerase sigma factor SigM: protein MGISTGVFRGPPDRPRTDAELLAAHVAGDRYAFEELFYRHHRQLYRLAMLTSVNRDDAAEALQDALLAAHRTAGSFRHDSEVRSWLHRIVVNACLDRLRRNKFRDYSELDDQFGRIPDPTGHIDTAIVVERALLGLPLEQRAAVVAVDMQGFSVAETARMLGVPEGTVKSRCARARGKLAESLKVFAAHRIE from the coding sequence GTGGGGATTTCTACGGGGGTGTTCCGCGGACCGCCCGACCGGCCGCGGACCGACGCCGAGCTGTTGGCCGCGCACGTCGCCGGCGACCGGTACGCCTTCGAGGAACTGTTCTACCGGCATCACCGCCAGCTCTACCGGCTGGCGATGCTGACCAGCGTCAACCGCGACGACGCCGCCGAGGCACTGCAAGATGCACTGCTGGCGGCACACCGCACCGCGGGCTCCTTCCGCCACGACTCCGAGGTGCGCAGCTGGCTGCACCGCATCGTCGTCAACGCCTGCCTGGACCGCCTGCGCCGCAACAAGTTCCGTGACTATTCGGAGCTGGACGACCAGTTCGGCCGAATCCCCGACCCGACCGGGCACATCGACACCGCGATCGTCGTCGAACGCGCGCTTTTGGGCCTGCCGCTGGAGCAGCGGGCAGCGGTCGTCGCCGTCGACATGCAGGGCTTCTCGGTGGCCGAGACGGCGAGGATGCTCGGGGTGCCCGAGGGCACCGTGAAGAGCCGGTGCGCCCGTGCCCGCGGCAAGCTCGCCGAATCGCTGAAGGTCTTCGCCGCCCACCGCATCGAGTGA
- the murJ gene encoding murein biosynthesis integral membrane protein MurJ, with protein sequence MAPVPRSARPRGPRSPRPDRSGAGVPGRRRRAPVSTTGPRRSSARPELSDAAVVSRSWGMALATLVSRLTGFARIVLLAAILGAALSSAFTVANQLPNLIAALVLEATFTAIFVPVLARAERDDADGGTAFVRRLLTLSTTLLVVVTIVSTLAAPLLVDLMLGSDPQVNRPLTTAFAFLLLPQIIFYGLSSVFMAILNTRNVFGPPAWAPVVNNVVAILTLGLYVLVPGELSIDPVEMGNAKLLVLGIGTTLGVVAQTAVLFVAIRAQRVSLRPLWGIDDRLKKFGMMALAMVLYVLISQVGMVVGNQIASGAAASGPAIYNYTWLVLQLPFGIIGVTVLTVVMPRLSRNAAADDGPAVLADLSLATRLTMVTLIPIVALFTVGGPAIGSALFAYGNFGSVDAGYLGMAITLSAFTLIPYAMVLLQLRVFYAREEPWTPIVLIVVITAVKIAASLAAPHLTDDPELVAGYLGLANGLGFLAGATVGYLLLRARLDPPGGRLLGLDVIRTILVTITASLTAGLIAHVLDRLLGLATLTEHWGGAGSLLRLAVLSLVMGPVIVGILLAAKVPEAVAALAAVRARLRRGRAPAGGSVPASAGGPLTYPDLTPSQRRARQFAGPARRGPRGMVGEDWRGKGVGVSDTPAGGSPVPSDSSATTRMNRPSVSDATRPPESDSPARPSADDFQPDVPAEPDPPAQTERPTEAMAAAGPPRPRSDYSNDPTRESLAFDPPREPPLEAATAAEDAATLIPGATVAAGRYRLLVFHGGPPGLQFWQALDTALDRQVALTFVDPDGALPDREVQDILDRTQKLGRIDMPGVARVLDVVRVGKGGLVVSEWIRGGSLAEVAETSPSPIGGARAVQSLAAAAEAAHRGGVALAIDHPARIRVSIEGDVALAFPATPAAATPDDDIRGVGAALYALLINRWPLPERGEPSGLAAADLDTAGHAVEPRTVDRDIPFQISAAAARAVQENGGIRSASTMLNLLQQATAVADRTDHLAPVEEPAAEQRATGWQAPADPDAEKRRRKGLIIGLTVAAGIVIIAVVLLATVLSRIFGDVGNGLGGDELGLNAPSSSSEQSPSADAGAVVKPIRATVFSPEGEADAPDLAGLAIDGDPSTVWPTDTYSDPAPFPGFKNGVGLMLELPQPTTLGSVTINVNSTGTAVQIRSATSSTPSSLDDTTALTQPTPLKPGANTIPVEGAAPTSNVLVWISTLGQVNGQSRSDVSEIALKAAG encoded by the coding sequence GTGGCACCGGTTCCGCGGTCAGCCCGACCCCGCGGACCTCGATCGCCCCGACCCGATCGAAGTGGCGCTGGCGTACCAGGACGACGACGGAGGGCGCCGGTGAGCACCACCGGTCCGCGCCGGTCGTCCGCCCGGCCCGAACTGTCCGACGCCGCCGTGGTGTCCCGGTCCTGGGGCATGGCGCTGGCGACCCTGGTCAGCCGGCTCACCGGGTTCGCCCGCATCGTGCTCCTCGCCGCGATCCTCGGTGCCGCCCTGTCGAGCGCCTTCACGGTCGCCAACCAGCTACCGAACCTGATCGCCGCGCTGGTGCTCGAGGCGACGTTCACCGCGATCTTCGTTCCGGTGCTGGCGCGCGCGGAACGCGACGACGCCGACGGCGGCACCGCGTTCGTGCGCCGCCTGCTCACGCTGTCGACCACGCTGCTGGTGGTCGTCACGATCGTCTCCACGCTGGCCGCTCCCCTGCTCGTCGACCTGATGCTCGGCTCCGACCCCCAGGTGAACCGGCCGCTGACCACCGCGTTCGCGTTCCTGCTGCTGCCGCAGATCATCTTCTACGGGCTGTCGTCGGTGTTCATGGCGATCCTCAACACGCGCAACGTGTTCGGGCCGCCCGCCTGGGCGCCGGTGGTCAACAACGTCGTCGCGATCCTCACCCTCGGGCTGTATGTCCTTGTCCCCGGCGAACTCTCGATCGACCCCGTGGAGATGGGCAACGCCAAGCTGCTGGTGCTGGGCATCGGCACCACGCTCGGCGTGGTGGCGCAGACCGCGGTGCTGTTCGTGGCCATCCGCGCCCAGCGGGTCAGCCTGCGCCCGCTGTGGGGCATCGACGACCGGCTCAAGAAGTTCGGCATGATGGCGCTGGCGATGGTGCTGTATGTGCTGATCAGCCAGGTCGGCATGGTGGTCGGCAACCAGATCGCCAGCGGCGCAGCCGCTTCGGGCCCGGCGATCTACAACTACACCTGGCTGGTGCTGCAGCTGCCGTTCGGCATCATCGGCGTCACGGTGCTCACCGTCGTGATGCCCCGGCTGTCACGCAACGCCGCCGCCGACGACGGACCCGCGGTGCTCGCCGACCTGTCACTGGCGACGCGGCTGACCATGGTGACGTTGATCCCGATCGTCGCGCTGTTCACCGTCGGCGGCCCGGCGATCGGCAGCGCGCTGTTCGCATACGGCAACTTCGGTTCCGTGGACGCCGGCTATCTCGGCATGGCGATCACGCTGTCGGCGTTCACGCTGATCCCGTATGCGATGGTGCTGCTGCAACTGCGGGTGTTCTACGCGCGCGAGGAGCCGTGGACACCGATCGTGCTGATCGTCGTCATCACCGCGGTCAAGATCGCCGCCTCGCTGGCCGCACCGCACCTGACCGACGACCCCGAACTGGTCGCCGGCTACCTGGGCCTGGCCAACGGCCTGGGCTTCCTCGCCGGCGCGACGGTCGGATACCTGCTGCTGCGGGCGCGGCTCGATCCTCCGGGGGGACGGCTGCTGGGCCTCGACGTCATCCGCACGATCCTGGTCACCATCACCGCATCGTTGACCGCCGGCCTGATCGCCCACGTGCTGGACCGGTTGCTCGGGCTGGCGACCCTGACCGAACACTGGGGCGGCGCCGGATCGCTGCTGCGGCTGGCCGTGCTCAGCCTGGTGATGGGCCCGGTCATCGTCGGGATCCTGCTGGCGGCGAAGGTCCCCGAGGCGGTCGCGGCGCTGGCCGCCGTCCGCGCCCGGCTCCGTCGCGGCCGGGCGCCGGCAGGTGGATCCGTCCCCGCCTCGGCGGGCGGTCCGCTCACGTACCCTGATCTCACACCGTCCCAGCGACGCGCGCGTCAGTTTGCCGGACCGGCGCGCCGGGGACCCCGGGGCATGGTTGGCGAGGACTGGAGAGGGAAAGGAGTTGGTGTGAGCGACACCCCCGCCGGTGGGTCCCCCGTGCCCTCGGACTCCTCGGCCACCACCCGGATGAACCGCCCGTCCGTCTCCGATGCGACGCGGCCGCCCGAATCCGATTCGCCGGCCCGGCCGTCGGCTGACGACTTCCAGCCCGACGTCCCCGCCGAGCCGGACCCCCCCGCGCAGACCGAGCGTCCGACGGAGGCGATGGCCGCGGCCGGGCCGCCCCGGCCCCGCTCGGACTACAGCAACGACCCCACCCGCGAGTCGCTGGCGTTCGACCCGCCCCGCGAACCGCCGCTGGAGGCCGCCACGGCCGCCGAGGACGCCGCCACTCTGATCCCCGGCGCCACCGTCGCCGCCGGCCGCTACCGCCTGCTCGTGTTCCACGGCGGCCCCCCCGGCCTGCAGTTCTGGCAGGCCCTCGACACCGCGCTGGACCGGCAGGTGGCGTTGACGTTCGTCGACCCGGACGGCGCCCTGCCCGACCGCGAGGTGCAGGACATCCTCGACCGCACCCAGAAGCTGGGCCGTATCGACATGCCCGGTGTGGCGCGGGTGCTCGACGTCGTGCGTGTCGGCAAGGGTGGTCTGGTGGTGTCCGAATGGATCCGCGGCGGGTCGTTGGCCGAGGTGGCCGAGACCTCACCGTCGCCGATCGGCGGGGCCCGCGCGGTCCAGTCGCTGGCCGCTGCCGCCGAGGCCGCGCACCGCGGCGGCGTGGCGCTCGCGATCGACCACCCCGCCCGCATCCGGGTCAGCATCGAGGGCGACGTGGCGCTGGCGTTCCCCGCCACGCCGGCCGCCGCCACCCCCGATGACGACATCCGCGGCGTCGGTGCAGCGCTGTACGCGCTGTTGATCAACCGGTGGCCGCTGCCCGAGAGAGGCGAGCCCAGCGGCTTGGCCGCCGCCGACCTCGACACCGCGGGCCACGCGGTGGAGCCGCGCACCGTCGACCGCGACATCCCGTTCCAGATCTCGGCGGCCGCGGCGCGGGCGGTGCAGGAGAACGGCGGCATCCGCAGCGCCTCGACGATGCTCAACCTGCTGCAGCAGGCGACCGCCGTCGCCGACCGGACCGATCACCTGGCACCCGTCGAGGAACCGGCCGCCGAGCAGCGCGCCACCGGCTGGCAGGCACCGGCGGATCCCGACGCCGAGAAGCGCCGCCGCAAGGGACTGATCATCGGGCTCACCGTCGCGGCCGGCATCGTCATCATCGCGGTCGTGCTGCTGGCCACGGTGCTCAGCCGCATCTTCGGCGACGTCGGCAACGGCCTCGGCGGTGACGAACTCGGCCTCAACGCGCCCTCGTCGTCGTCGGAGCAGAGCCCGTCGGCCGATGCCGGTGCCGTCGTCAAACCTATTCGTGCCACGGTGTTCTCACCCGAGGGCGAGGCCGACGCGCCCGACCTGGCAGGCCTGGCGATCGACGGCGACCCGTCGACGGTGTGGCCCACCGACACCTACAGCGACCCCGCCCCGTTCCCCGGGTTCAAGAACGGTGTCGGGCTGATGCTGGAGCTCCCCCAGCCGACGACGCTCGGCTCGGTCACCATCAACGTCAACAGCACGGGCACCGCGGTGCAGATCCGGTCCGCGACCTCGTCGACGCCGTCGTCCCTGGACGACACCACCGCACTGACCCAGCCCACCCCGCTCAAGCCGGGCGCCAACACGATCCCCGTCGAGGGTGCCGCCCCGACGTCCAACGTGCTGGTGTGGATCTCGACGCTCGGCCAGGTGAACGGGCAGAGCCGCAGCGACGTCTCGGAGATCGCGCTCAAGGCCGCCGGCTGA